TTGTTCTGTGAAAAGTAAAATTTATGATTCCAGGTGGTCTTGGGCCATGGTATTTCTTAGtttactttttacaatatttaattttgaaaatacccGTTCACATGAACAACTAGTAACTGGTATAATGCTGAACATttgtagtattttaaaaaaacaactaaaaatattatatctaccgGAATCTTTTAACCAATCCAGCCACAAAAACACAGATTCATTAGTAGTTCCTTTAGGAATATTCTTGTCTGTCGAGTTCTTGAGAAGTTTGATTTCAGCAATTAAAGTATCTGATGAAATTTTCGCAAACTTTTCCATAATGGTAGCTATTTCagtagttatatttaaatttataatatttgtaacagCATTTATAAGGCAAATTGTATCTTGTTTAAATCTTGAATTTATTCCAGAAATAAGATCATCTAGTAATGGATAATATACAGAAACTTTTAAATCTTCATATTTAGTCTTAAAAAATACTTGATTTGAAGGAGATGGATCAATTTTAGTTgtaacttttcttttttttacttctggaatatttattttatgcattgtacacatttttttagtgttggaaaatataattttgtattcttCTTCATTATTTCTCATGTTTAATAAGGTATTCTTTAAAGTATTTACACTTTCTGCTGCAATCAAAAGGTCAATTTTTGGAGACTGCAGCATAGaacctatttttaatattatatttaaaatatgactcATTAATTCCATgccaaaaataaattcaaatgtttGGAGTTGTTGTAAAATACCAATTCCTTTTGCTCTCATCTCAAGTACTGAAGTGTTTTCACATATTTCATCAATTGcagtaattaaaacattataattatttttaatagcttttacAGCTTCTGCACGACATGCCCATCGTGTAATTGAACAAGACTTTAATGTTAGAAGAGTAACTCCTGTTTCTTTAGCAACTTTTTCTAATGTTGAGTGCCTCATTGGACTACTTTCTATATAGttgtgtacatattgtatagttccaaggaaattaaaaatcaatcgaTTCTTAACtacttttttagaatttttcaaaTACAGCATTAATTAGTATAAGATTTAGGCAATGCGCAtacataatttcattattttgttcttTACATTTCATTTGTGCACCATTTATACTACCTGCCATAGTTGACGCTCCATCAAAACATACAGCA
This genomic window from Metopolophium dirhodum isolate CAU chromosome 1, ASM1992520v1, whole genome shotgun sequence contains:
- the LOC132936142 gene encoding LOW QUALITY PROTEIN: uncharacterized protein LOC132936142 (The sequence of the model RefSeq protein was modified relative to this genomic sequence to represent the inferred CDS: deleted 1 base in 1 codon); this encodes MADETSDVGHHEQMSFVVRYFDDNVNRPIETFVSLKCMTPNWESVIAVCFDGASTMAGSINGAQMKCKEQNNEIMYAHCLNLILINAVFEKSKKVVKNRLIFNFLGTIQYVHNYIESSPMRHSTLEKVAKETGVTLLTLKSCSITRWACRAEAVKAIKNNYNVLITAIDEICENTSVLEMRAKGIGILQQLQTFEFIFGMELMSHILNIILKIGSMLQSPKIDLLIAAESVNTLKNTLLNMRNNEEEYKVKKRKVTTKIDPSPSNQVFFKTKYEDLKVSVYYPLLDDLISGINSRFKQDTICLINAVTNIINLNITTEIATIMEKFAKISSDTLIAEIKLLKNSTDKNIPKGTTNESVFLWLDWLKDSGRYNIFSCFFKILQMFSIIPVTSCSCERVFSKLNIVKSKLRNTMAQDHLES